A single region of the Sorghum bicolor cultivar BTx623 chromosome 9, Sorghum_bicolor_NCBIv3, whole genome shotgun sequence genome encodes:
- the LOC8068210 gene encoding glutathione S-transferase T3, with product MSSPSEGLYPLGGFSNFLQSNPYVNHPNGNENFHLVGVGMISQSSVSPIDQGATRTPSPAQETHEQGDDLDVQEDQTINVDDDSRTAKRLLWNVPDDIRLASAWLRCSKDPIDGNDKKSDAYWADVTSEYNKTAESSRKRNRNQLKIRWDRSKKPLTDFHGVWVNATRVWQSGMSDDQLTDKALEMWAGQNDGKAFHLQHMWKVLRGQQKWSAYLARLKKEHEKSAKANGAHLVNLDLDGEKRPVGHKKAKKEQNGKKKSSDALADFSGKFEKFIEATTKSKEDLEKMAEIQQSLADKKIEAARLNSEATHEQTKGKMLETYTQLLLAPTDQLTEDAKAERKLALESLRLALFPKV from the exons ATGTCATCTCCTAGCGAAGG GTTATACCCTCTAGGAGGGTTCTCCAATTTTCTGCAGTCAAACCCATATGTTAACCATCCTAATGGAAATGAAAATTTTCACTTGGTTGGTGTTGGAATGATAAGTCAGTCTTCAGTGTCACCAATTGACCAAGGTGCTACAAGAACTCCCTCTCCAGCACAGGAAACTCATGAACAAGGGGATGATTTAGATGTGCAAGAAGATCAAACAATTAATGTCGATGATGATTCTAGAACCGCGAAGCGTTTGCTTTGGAATGTCCCTGACGACATACGATTG GCCTCTGCTTGGCTGCGCTGTTCGAAGGACCCAATAGATGGAAATGACAAGAAGTCAGATGCTTATTGGGCAGATGTTACCAGTGAATATAACAAGACCGCAGAAAGTAGTCGTAAGAGGAACAGAAACCAACTGAAAATACGTTGGGATCGCTCTAAAAAACCATTAACTGATTTTCATGGAGTTTGGGTTAATGCTACTAGAGTGTGGCAAAGTGGGATGAGTGATGATCAGTTAACTGATAAAGCATTAGAGATGTGGGCTGGGCAAAATGATGGTAAGGCCTTCCATCTACAGCATATGTGGAAGGTACTACGTGGTCAACAGAAGTGGTCAGCATATCTTGCTAGGTTAAAGAAGGAACATGAAAAGAGTGCGAAGGCTAATGGAGCTCATTTGGTGAATTTGGATCTAGATGGAGAAAAGAGGCCTGTGGGACACAAGAAAGCAAAAAAAGAACAAAATGGCAAAAAGAAGTCATCTGATGCTTTGGCTGATTTTAGTGGCAAATTTGAGAAGTTCATTGAAGCAACCACAAAGAGTAAGGAAGACCTAGAAAAGATGGCTGAAATTCAGCAAAGCTTGGCTGATAAGAAAATTGAAGCAGCTAGGCTTAACAGTGAAGCAACTCATGAACAAACAAAGGGTAAAATGCTAGAAACTTACACACAGCTGCTGCTTGCGCCTACTGATCAGCTTACTGAAGATGCTAAGGCTGAGAGAAAATTGGCACTTGAGAGCCTGAGACTTGCTTTATTTCCTAAGGTATGA
- the LOC8075096 gene encoding uncharacterized protein LOC8075096, with the protein MDGDGSIDPADLYSMDDYLQEREILDDLAIQLVSEMQSAVVDVIQGGRSQSGPRRYVDRPRERANQQLMDDYFSPNPVFNETQFRRRFRMRRPLFEKIVEALSGWSEYFTLRLDALNRPGFSPIHKCTVAIRQLAYGGSADQLDEYLKIGESTGVECLKMFAKGIIEVYGQEYLRRPTVQDVERLLEIDGIYPEWAVFVKSIRAPQSAEHKLFAEHQEGARKDVECAFGILQSRFHILRRPARLYEQGDLENIMKACIILHNMIIEDERDIEDNSFDLNEEATTSTVQQSTITQAHEPAMEEVCLEDDGHGVLCG; encoded by the exons ATGGATGGAGATGGCAGCATCGACCCTGCTGATCTCTACTCCATGGATGACTACCTTCAAGAGCGAGAGATTCTAGATGATTTAGCCATTCAGCTTGTATCTGAAATGCAGTCCGCCGTTGTTGATGTCATACAAGGTGGAAGATCTCAATCTGGTCCTAGGCGATATGTTGACAGGCCTCGTGAACGAGCCAACCAACAACTAATGGATGACTACTTCTCTCCTAATCCAGTCTTCAATGAGACACAGTTTCGTAGAAGATTTAGGATGAGGAGACCCCTGTTTGAGAAGATTGTTGAGGCCTTGAGTGGATGGTCTGAATATTTCACCTTGAGATTGGATGCTCTGAATCGTCCCGGGTTCTCACCCATTCATAAGTGTACGGTAGCGATCCGTCAATTAGCATATGGTGGCTCTGCAGACCAGTTAGATGAGTATTTGAAGATTGGAGAAAGTACTGGTGTGGAGTGCTTGAAAATGTTTGCTAAGGGTATTATTGAAGTATACGGTCAAGAGTACTTGAGACGCCCCACAGTACAAGATGTTgaacgattgttggagatag ATGGAATATACCCAGAGTGGGCTGTTTTTGTCAAGTCCATACGTGCACCACAATCAGCTGAGCACAAGCTATTTGCAGAACATCAAGAGGGGGCAAGAAAAGATGTTGAATGTGCATTTGGGATTTTACAATCTCGTTTTCACATTTTGCGTCGTCCGGCACGTCTATATGAACAAGGGGATCTTGAGAATATCATGAAAGCTTGTATAATACTCCACAACATGATAATCGAGGACGAGAGGGATATAGAGGACAATTCCTTTGACTTGAACGAGGAAGCAACCACATCTACTGTTCAGCAGTCTACAATCACTCAGGCACATGAACCTGCAATGGAGGAG GTCTGTTTGGAGGATGATGGACATGGAGTTCTgtgtggatga
- the LOC8075947 gene encoding probable LRR receptor-like serine/threonine-protein kinase At3g47570 produces the protein MDSRGNDFQSLVFDFMPRYSLDRWLHPRSNEQTDKLSLSQLLNIAIDVADALDYLHNSSCPTVIHCDLKPSNILLGCDWTAYVADFGIAKLIDESMDQSNLNIGTESTIGIRGTIGYVAPGGQASVAGDAYSFGVTLLEMFTGKAPNDGMFIDGLTLQLLAAEGLPEKISEIIEPELLHDEVYDNGSGILSSLASVGVGISCLKDNPSNRMNMKDAAAELHRIKEYLQKSLRI, from the exons ATGGATTCTAGAGGGAATGACTTCCAATCTCTAGTGTTCGACTTCATGCCCAGGTACAGCTTGGACAGGTGGCTGCATCCAAGAAGCAATGAGCAGACAGACAAGTTAAGTCTTAGCCAACTGTTGAACATTGCAATTGATGTAGCAGATGCACTAGACTATCTTCACAACAGTAGTTGTCCAACAGTGATCCATTGTGATTTGAAGCCTAGCAACATCCTCCTTGGTTGTGACTGGACTGCTTATGTTGCTGACTTTGGGATTGCAAAGCTCATTGATGAATCCATGGACCAATCAAATTTGAATATTGGGACTGAAAGCACTATTGGCATAAGAGGAACCATTGGATATGTTGCTCCAG GTGGTCAGGCATCAGTTGCTGGTGATGCCTACAGCTTTGGGGTTACTCTGCTTGAGATGTTCACAGGGAAGGCACCAAATGATGGTATGTTCATAGATGGCTTGACCCTGCAGTTGCTTGCTGCGGAAGGGTTACCTGAGAAGATATCAGAAATCATTGAGCCAGAACTATTGCATGATGAAGTGTATGACAATGGTTCGGGGATACTCAGTTCTTTAGCTTCTGTAGGAGTTGGAATTTCATGTTTGAAGGACAACCCGTCAAACAGAATGAACATGAAAGATGCTGCTGCTGAGCTGCACAGAATCAAAGAGTATTTGCAAAAATCCCTTAGGATTTAA